The following proteins come from a genomic window of Halomarina ordinaria:
- a CDS encoding ribbon-helix-helix domain-containing protein, giving the protein MPKISVEIPQELLDDLDDHVGDEGKFVNRSDAIRSSIRKTLDILDDIDARHGRLDGDDE; this is encoded by the coding sequence ATGCCCAAGATAAGCGTCGAGATACCGCAGGAACTGCTCGACGACCTCGACGACCACGTCGGCGACGAGGGGAAGTTCGTCAACCGGAGCGACGCCATCCGGTCGTCCATCCGCAAGACGCTCGACATCCTCGACGACATCGACGCCCGCCACGGTCGACTCGACGGGGACGATGAGTAG
- a CDS encoding twin-arginine translocase subunit TatC: protein MTGDGRPGPGRDATEDPPATDGDSGRYRADGGSSEETDGDAERADPVDGDANEDIDANEDIDANEDIDAAGGEADDEHLPADAAASDGGTNVADGEAGAGSGYAPADDDPLFDGPESDQEMPLAEHIEEMINRLGIVAVAMALVAVVVLPFSDQFINVIWNGILGRVQEDVARPHVYQPLALLLARLKVASLAGFVIALPVFVYETYLFMRPGLYRHERRYYLAAVPTSLVLAVIGVGFAFFLVLPAIFIYFVSYTDVAANVAFGLTETFNLMLLMMGFFAAVFQIPLLIMLAVMMNLTSREWLARRRLYFWGGFLGVALLFSPDPTGMAPIIVAVTMVTLFEGTLLILRWAKR from the coding sequence ATGACCGGCGACGGGCGTCCCGGCCCGGGACGGGACGCGACCGAGGACCCGCCCGCCACCGACGGGGACAGCGGTCGCTACCGCGCCGACGGCGGGTCGTCCGAGGAGACGGACGGGGACGCGGAGCGCGCCGACCCGGTGGACGGCGACGCGAACGAGGACATCGACGCGAACGAGGACATCGACGCGAACGAGGACATCGATGCGGCGGGGGGAGAAGCCGACGACGAGCACCTCCCGGCCGACGCGGCGGCCTCCGACGGCGGCACGAACGTCGCCGACGGCGAGGCGGGCGCGGGGAGCGGGTACGCGCCGGCGGACGACGACCCGCTGTTCGACGGTCCCGAGAGCGACCAGGAGATGCCGCTGGCCGAGCACATCGAGGAGATGATAAACCGCCTCGGCATCGTCGCCGTCGCCATGGCGCTGGTCGCAGTCGTCGTCCTCCCGTTCTCCGACCAGTTCATCAACGTCATCTGGAACGGCATCCTGGGCCGGGTCCAGGAGGACGTGGCCCGTCCGCACGTCTACCAGCCGCTGGCGCTGTTGCTCGCGCGGCTGAAGGTGGCGTCGCTCGCGGGGTTCGTCATCGCGCTCCCCGTCTTCGTCTACGAGACGTACCTGTTCATGCGCCCCGGCCTCTACCGCCACGAGCGGCGCTACTACCTCGCGGCGGTGCCGACGAGCCTCGTGCTCGCCGTCATCGGCGTCGGCTTCGCGTTCTTCCTCGTCCTCCCGGCCATCTTCATCTACTTCGTCAGCTACACCGACGTGGCGGCGAACGTCGCCTTCGGCCTGACCGAGACGTTCAACCTCATGCTGTTGATGATGGGCTTCTTCGCCGCCGTCTTCCAGATTCCCCTGCTCATCATGCTCGCGGTGATGATGAACCTCACCAGCCGCGAGTGGCTGGCGCGCCGTCGCCTCTACTTCTGGGGTGGCTTCCTCGGCGTCGCGCTCCTGTTCAGCCCCGACCCCACCGGGATGGCGCCCATCATCGTCGCCGTGACGATGGTGACGCTGTTCGAGGGGACGCTCCTCATCCTGCGCTGGGCGAAGCGCTGA
- a CDS encoding RlmE family RNA methyltransferase yields the protein MARKDEYYNRAKQQGYRSRAAYKLEQLNETAGLVQSGDTVVDLGAAPGGWLQVAHELAGEGGTVVGVDLQRIKPLEGVETVRGDMTEEETRERIKHALDGEEADVVVSDMAPNMSGEYSLDHARSVYLARMAFETACELLGPGGDFVAKVFDGPDLNDLKRDVEREFDYVREVRPEASRKESSELYLVAKRRLTAPVRVGDKLDVEIEDVGNEGDGIAKVEGFTLFVPDTEAGDSLRVRVTDVKPRFAFATRADGE from the coding sequence ATGGCTCGCAAGGACGAGTACTACAACCGCGCGAAACAGCAGGGCTATCGCTCGCGCGCGGCCTACAAGCTCGAACAGTTGAACGAGACGGCGGGGCTCGTCCAGTCGGGCGACACGGTCGTCGACCTCGGCGCCGCCCCCGGCGGGTGGCTCCAGGTGGCGCACGAACTCGCCGGGGAGGGGGGCACCGTCGTCGGCGTCGACCTCCAGCGCATCAAACCGCTGGAGGGCGTCGAGACGGTTCGCGGCGACATGACCGAGGAGGAGACCAGAGAGCGCATCAAACACGCGCTCGACGGCGAGGAGGCGGACGTCGTCGTCTCGGACATGGCGCCGAACATGAGCGGGGAGTACTCGCTCGACCACGCCCGCTCGGTGTACCTCGCGCGGATGGCCTTCGAGACGGCCTGCGAACTGCTCGGGCCGGGCGGCGACTTCGTCGCCAAGGTGTTCGACGGCCCCGACCTGAACGACCTGAAGCGCGACGTGGAGCGCGAGTTCGACTACGTCCGCGAGGTGCGCCCCGAGGCCTCCCGCAAGGAGTCCTCCGAACTGTACCTCGTCGCCAAGCGACGGCTCACCGCGCCGGTGCGCGTCGGGGATAAACTCGACGTCGAAATCGAGGACGTCGGGAACGAGGGCGACGGCATCGCCAAGGTGGAGGGGTTCACGCTGTTCGTTCCCGACACCGAGGCCGGCGACAGCCTCAGGGTGCGCGTCACGGACGTGAAGCCGCGCTTCGCGTTCGCGACGCGCGCCGACGGGGAGTAG
- the tatC gene encoding Sec-independent protein translocase TatC: MSSVVNEDTARAIDDGRAALGAVLRAAQKHLQKVFILFVVGLMGTIYYLQEWGWTMLKADLLARSSEDTIIVAVTPFDVILLQVKIGLVVGVLLALPLLLYFSRDAFRKRGWWPEGKIPVWKGVILGSFSLGLFALGVAYGYFLFFPIMFEFLSNNASAAGFEPTYSIVKWAEFVLVLTLSFGLAAQLPLAMSGLAYSGVVRYETFREKWRYAVVAIFVFGALFSPPDPFTQIMWAVPLLFLYVLSLWFTKVVVTLKHSRDSVGFRRLFRAHWHTVLGSAVLAGAVTYYGLQTGVREAVNEYTLSLPADYAFAFLPIETVLGLPREQALVVAAVAVGSVAALVVFFVHLSAALKRLTAETGPVGAMGDPTAIDLATLDAAGVRAAPPEVFAELSEDETLEHARAAMAADDGEKAQAILDRFDDAETAREAEAETEADREAEEEDAGVVTRTTTGMFNAFSEEERDEDDIGGYFYDIQFVAGTLLSKSFRLVAVFLVVMAGTFLWFYTEGIGQLRDNFLARIPEVVRPEVSVVTLHPVEALIFEIKVATILGAIATLPLLLYYAWPALKERGVVTGSRGALFTWATTTAVALVAGSALGYFVVAPNVISWLAWDAIDSNMIIRYRINSAGWLVFFTTIGVGLLASIPSSMFLLHRAGLVPFRVMRGRWREVVVAVLTLTALATPGGVFAMFLFTIPIAIAYFVGLALLWLYTLGGRRGGRPRGQRVG, from the coding sequence GTGTCGAGCGTAGTCAACGAGGACACCGCACGGGCTATCGACGACGGGAGGGCGGCGCTCGGGGCGGTCCTGCGAGCGGCCCAGAAGCACCTCCAGAAGGTGTTCATCCTCTTCGTCGTCGGGCTCATGGGGACCATCTACTACCTCCAGGAGTGGGGCTGGACGATGCTGAAGGCGGACCTCCTCGCCCGGTCGAGCGAGGACACCATCATCGTCGCCGTCACCCCCTTCGACGTCATCCTCCTGCAGGTGAAAATCGGGCTCGTCGTCGGCGTCCTCCTCGCGCTCCCGCTGTTGCTGTACTTCTCTCGCGACGCCTTCAGGAAGCGCGGCTGGTGGCCCGAGGGGAAGATACCGGTCTGGAAGGGTGTTATCCTCGGGTCCTTCTCGCTCGGGCTGTTCGCCCTCGGCGTCGCCTACGGCTACTTCCTCTTCTTCCCCATCATGTTCGAGTTCCTCTCGAACAACGCCTCCGCCGCCGGCTTCGAGCCGACGTACTCCATCGTCAAGTGGGCGGAGTTCGTCCTCGTCCTCACGCTCTCGTTCGGCCTCGCCGCCCAGCTCCCGCTCGCGATGAGCGGCCTCGCGTACTCGGGGGTCGTCCGCTACGAGACGTTCCGCGAGAAGTGGCGCTACGCCGTCGTCGCCATCTTCGTCTTCGGCGCCCTGTTCTCCCCGCCGGACCCCTTCACGCAGATCATGTGGGCGGTGCCGCTGCTGTTCCTCTACGTCCTCAGCCTCTGGTTCACGAAGGTCGTGGTCACGCTGAAGCACTCCCGCGACTCGGTCGGCTTCCGGCGACTCTTTCGCGCGCACTGGCACACCGTCCTCGGGTCGGCGGTGCTCGCCGGCGCGGTCACCTACTACGGCCTGCAGACGGGCGTTCGCGAGGCCGTCAACGAGTACACCCTGTCGCTCCCCGCCGACTACGCCTTCGCCTTCCTGCCCATCGAGACGGTCCTCGGCCTCCCGCGCGAGCAGGCGCTCGTCGTCGCCGCCGTCGCCGTCGGGAGCGTCGCCGCGCTCGTCGTCTTCTTCGTCCACCTGTCGGCCGCGCTCAAGCGGCTCACCGCCGAGACCGGCCCCGTCGGGGCGATGGGCGACCCGACCGCCATCGACCTCGCGACCCTCGACGCCGCCGGCGTCCGGGCGGCCCCGCCGGAGGTCTTCGCGGAGTTGAGCGAGGACGAGACCCTGGAGCACGCCCGCGCCGCCATGGCGGCCGACGACGGCGAGAAGGCCCAGGCCATCCTCGACCGCTTCGACGACGCGGAGACGGCCCGCGAGGCGGAAGCGGAGACCGAAGCGGACCGGGAAGCGGAGGAGGAGGACGCCGGCGTCGTCACGCGGACGACAACCGGGATGTTCAACGCCTTCTCCGAGGAGGAGCGCGACGAGGACGACATCGGCGGCTACTTCTACGACATCCAGTTCGTCGCCGGCACGCTCCTCTCGAAGTCCTTCCGTCTCGTCGCGGTGTTCCTCGTCGTGATGGCCGGAACGTTCCTCTGGTTCTACACCGAGGGTATCGGCCAGTTGCGGGACAACTTCCTCGCGCGCATCCCCGAGGTGGTGCGCCCGGAGGTGAGCGTCGTGACGCTCCACCCCGTCGAGGCGCTCATCTTCGAGATCAAGGTGGCGACCATCCTCGGCGCCATCGCGACGCTCCCGCTGTTGCTCTACTACGCGTGGCCCGCGCTGAAGGAGCGCGGCGTCGTCACCGGCTCTCGCGGGGCGCTGTTCACGTGGGCGACGACGACGGCCGTCGCGCTCGTCGCCGGGAGCGCGCTCGGCTACTTCGTCGTCGCGCCGAACGTCATCTCGTGGCTCGCGTGGGACGCCATCGACTCGAACATGATCATCCGGTACCGCATCAACAGCGCCGGGTGGCTCGTCTTCTTCACGACCATCGGCGTCGGCCTCCTCGCGAGCATCCCCTCGTCGATGTTCCTCCTCCACCGCGCCGGGCTGGTCCCCTTCCGGGTCATGCGCGGTCGGTGGCGCGAGGTGGTCGTCGCCGTCCTCACCCTGACGGCGCTCGCGACGCCCGGCGGCGTGTTCGCCATGTTCCTGTTCACCATCCCCATCGCCATCGCGTACTTCGTCGGCCTCGCGCTGCTCTGGCTCTACACCCTCGGCGGTCGCCGCGGCGGTCGCCCCCGCGGTCAACGTGTCGGGTGA
- a CDS encoding DNA polymerase sliding clamp — translation MFKAIVSSGTLRAALDSVSVLVDECKIRLEEDELTIRAVDPANVGMVDLSLSAAAFESYEADGGVIGVNLTRLEDIAKMADADQLVQFELDEETRKLHIQIEGLEYTLALIDPDSIRQEPDLPDLDLPATVVVEGRDIDRAVKAADMVSDHIALGVDVDEEVFYVDAEGDTDDVHFELDREDLIDLSAGEARSLFSLDYLKEMNKALPKDGEITIELGQEFPVKLHLEIAEGQGQVTYMLAPRIQSD, via the coding sequence ATGTTCAAGGCTATCGTGAGTTCGGGGACGCTCCGGGCCGCGCTCGACTCGGTGAGCGTGCTGGTAGACGAGTGCAAGATACGACTGGAGGAAGACGAGCTCACGATTCGGGCCGTCGACCCCGCCAACGTCGGGATGGTCGACCTCTCGCTGTCGGCGGCGGCGTTCGAGTCCTACGAGGCCGACGGCGGCGTCATCGGCGTCAACCTCACGCGGCTGGAGGACATCGCCAAGATGGCCGACGCCGACCAGCTCGTCCAGTTCGAACTCGACGAGGAGACGCGAAAGCTCCACATCCAGATCGAGGGCCTCGAGTACACCCTCGCGCTCATCGACCCCGACTCCATCCGTCAGGAACCGGACCTGCCCGACCTCGACCTCCCGGCGACGGTGGTCGTCGAGGGACGCGACATCGACCGCGCGGTGAAGGCCGCCGACATGGTGAGCGACCACATCGCCCTCGGCGTCGACGTCGACGAGGAGGTGTTCTACGTGGACGCGGAGGGCGACACCGACGACGTCCACTTCGAACTCGACCGCGAGGACCTCATCGACCTCTCGGCGGGCGAGGCGCGCTCGCTGTTCAGCCTCGACTACCTGAAGGAGATGAACAAGGCGCTCCCGAAGGACGGCGAGATCACCATCGAACTCGGCCAGGAGTTCCCCGTCAAACTCCACCTCGAAATCGCCGAGGGGCAGGGACAGGTCACCTACATGCTCGCCCCGCGCATCCAGAGCGACTGA
- a CDS encoding queuosine precursor transporter — protein MSSRRATDPDHALAVPLAALALVALFVTALVTAQLTASKVLQFALPVALPVTGDALVLPGAALAYALTFFASDCVAELYGKRTAQAMVNVGFVMNLVLLALVWSTILAPAAPTSVPADQFATVLGASTNIVAGSLLAYLVSQNWDVLVFHRLREATGGEALWLRNVGSTATSQLLDTVIFVGVAFWAAPTVLGGDPLPGAVLASLAVGQYLLKLAIAVADTPFVYAVVGTVRGRRTDGTPTLGD, from the coding sequence ATGAGTAGCCGGCGCGCCACCGACCCGGACCACGCCCTCGCGGTCCCGCTGGCCGCACTCGCGCTCGTCGCGCTGTTCGTGACGGCGCTCGTGACGGCGCAGTTGACCGCCTCGAAGGTGCTCCAGTTCGCGCTCCCGGTCGCGCTGCCCGTCACCGGCGACGCGCTCGTCCTCCCGGGGGCGGCGCTCGCCTACGCGCTGACGTTCTTCGCCAGCGACTGCGTCGCCGAACTGTACGGCAAGCGCACCGCGCAGGCGATGGTCAACGTCGGTTTCGTCATGAACCTCGTCCTGCTGGCGCTCGTCTGGTCGACCATCCTCGCGCCCGCCGCGCCGACGAGCGTCCCGGCCGACCAGTTCGCCACCGTCCTCGGCGCGAGCACGAACATCGTCGCCGGGAGCCTGCTCGCGTACCTCGTCAGCCAGAACTGGGACGTGCTCGTCTTCCACCGCCTGCGCGAGGCCACCGGCGGCGAGGCGCTCTGGCTGCGGAACGTCGGGTCGACCGCGACGAGCCAGCTGCTCGACACCGTCATCTTCGTCGGCGTCGCCTTCTGGGCCGCGCCGACGGTCCTCGGCGGCGACCCCCTCCCTGGCGCGGTGCTCGCGTCGCTCGCCGTCGGCCAGTACCTCCTGAAACTCGCCATCGCCGTCGCCGACACGCCGTTCGTCTACGCCGTCGTCGGGACGGTCCGCGGGCGGCGGACGGACGGGACGCCGACGCTCGGCGACTGA